Proteins from one Bacteroidota bacterium genomic window:
- a CDS encoding tryptophan-rich sensory protein, whose translation MKITRLILCVFLCVIVGSVSGFFTVGEIEGWYATLNKPGLNPPNWIFGPVWTLLYIMMGVALYFFWITKSEKNKRSGYVLFYIQLALNFLWSLFFFKMHNPIIALVDIVLLIITILTTMFLFRKISVNAFYLLIPYLLWVCFATWLNYQIIQLNPGI comes from the coding sequence ATGAAAATAACAAGACTAATTCTTTGCGTTTTTCTTTGTGTAATCGTTGGCAGTGTCAGCGGATTTTTTACCGTTGGTGAAATTGAGGGTTGGTATGCTACATTGAATAAACCCGGTTTAAATCCACCAAATTGGATTTTCGGTCCGGTATGGACATTATTATATATCATGATGGGTGTTGCACTTTATTTTTTTTGGATTACAAAATCAGAAAAAAATAAGCGCAGTGGATATGTTTTATTTTATATTCAATTGGCGTTAAATTTTTTGTGGAGTCTGTTTTTTTTCAAAATGCATAATCCTATAATTGCATTGGTGGACATCGTGTTATTAATTATTACAATTCTTACAACGATGTTTTTATTTCGGAAAATATCGGTTAACGCATTTTATCTTTTAATACCTTATCTGTTGTGGGTTTGTTTTGCTACATGGCTGAATTATCAGATAATACAATTAAATCCCGGCATTTAA
- a CDS encoding Type 1 glutamine amidotransferase-like domain-containing protein — translation MKILMLLFTVVSLETGIAQSYTNYITGDSADVVTIPLPGIVLAGGATDNDDAMIWMLQRAAGGDVLVIRASGEDGYNDYFFSDLGVEVNSVETIVFNSSDASYDEYVLQQLENCELLFIAGGDQWDYVSMWRNTPVEDKIKYLIHDKKITIGGTSAGCAIMGDAYFSAEFGTVTSAQSLSNPYHPAMAIGYHDFIDHAILLNTITDTHYNNPDRQGRHAAFLARLVTDFSIPAKGIGVNEYTAVCIDENNLARVFGDYPDYEDFAYFIQTNCIEDNIPETCESGNDLTWIAEEQAIKVAIIAGTTDGSNYFDLNDWQTANSVFAWQDWWIDNGELEILSESTPADCNAVTNISESKGNSISVYPNPASDYIVVKNITDDMQIMLYDIFGKQIADEIVGVNNYITFDLKAFTPGMYFIFVQNGIQNKMFAFQKI, via the coding sequence ATGAAAATTTTGATGCTTTTATTTACAGTGGTTTCACTTGAAACGGGAATAGCACAATCTTATACCAACTATATCACCGGCGATAGTGCAGATGTGGTAACCATTCCCTTACCCGGAATTGTATTGGCAGGCGGTGCCACCGACAATGATGATGCAATGATTTGGATGTTGCAACGGGCAGCCGGAGGTGATGTGTTGGTGATTCGTGCTTCGGGTGAAGATGGGTATAATGATTATTTCTTTTCGGATTTAGGAGTGGAAGTAAATAGTGTGGAAACCATTGTTTTTAATTCTTCAGATGCATCTTATGATGAATATGTATTACAGCAATTAGAAAATTGCGAACTGCTATTTATTGCCGGTGGCGATCAATGGGATTATGTTTCCATGTGGCGCAATACTCCTGTGGAGGATAAAATAAAATATTTGATTCACGATAAAAAAATAACTATCGGTGGAACCAGCGCCGGATGTGCAATAATGGGTGATGCTTATTTTTCTGCAGAGTTTGGTACAGTTACTTCTGCGCAATCTCTCAGCAATCCTTATCATCCTGCAATGGCAATTGGTTATCATGATTTTATTGATCATGCAATTTTATTAAATACAATTACCGATACACATTATAATAATCCCGACAGACAAGGAAGGCATGCTGCTTTTCTTGCAAGATTAGTTACCGACTTTTCCATTCCTGCAAAAGGTATTGGTGTGAATGAATATACCGCAGTTTGTATTGATGAAAATAATTTGGCAAGAGTGTTTGGAGATTATCCTGACTATGAAGATTTCGCATATTTTATTCAGACGAATTGCATTGAAGATAATATTCCTGAAACTTGTGAATCGGGAAATGATCTTACCTGGATTGCAGAAGAACAAGCAATTAAAGTTGCAATAATAGCAGGCACAACAGACGGCAGTAATTATTTCGATTTGAATGACTGGCAAACTGCAAATTCTGTTTTTGCATGGCAGGATTGGTGGATAGATAATGGTGAATTAGAAATACTTTCAGAAAGCACTCCTGCTGATTGCAATGCAGTTACTAATATTTCTGAATCAAAAGGAAATAGTATTTCTGTTTATCCCAATCCGGCAAGTGATTATATTGTAGTGAAAAATATTACGGACGATATGCAAATAATGCTATATGATATTTTTGGGAAACAAATTGCAGATGAAATAGTGGGTGTAAATAACTATATCACATTTGATTTAAAAGCTTTTACTCCCGGGATGTATTTTATATTTGTTCAGAATGGAATACAAAATAAAATGTTTGCTTTTCAAAAAATATAA
- the folE gene encoding GTP cyclohydrolase I FolE, whose protein sequence is MNGIEEGYTRQEKYNPEITEKLIGHYSGIIDSIGEDVTREGLLKTPERIAKAVQYMTQGYSLDAEAVVRSAMFHEECNEMVIVKDIELYSMCEHHMLPFFGRAHVAYIPNNKIVGLSKIARVVDIFSRRLQVQERLTHQIVQCLENTLQPFGVAVVIEASHLCMMMRGVQKQNSVTTTSAFTGQFQKVETRSEFISLIAAKLS, encoded by the coding sequence ATGAATGGTATAGAAGAAGGTTACACACGTCAGGAAAAATATAATCCTGAGATTACTGAAAAATTAATAGGGCATTATTCAGGTATTATTGATAGCATTGGTGAAGATGTTACCAGAGAAGGCTTATTAAAAACACCTGAACGTATTGCAAAGGCAGTACAATATATGACGCAAGGATATTCCTTAGATGCAGAAGCGGTTGTTAGATCTGCGATGTTTCATGAGGAGTGTAATGAAATGGTAATTGTAAAAGACATTGAATTATATTCCATGTGTGAACATCACATGTTGCCTTTTTTCGGCAGAGCACATGTTGCTTATATTCCAAATAATAAAATTGTTGGCTTAAGTAAAATTGCAAGAGTAGTAGATATTTTTTCAAGACGATTACAAGTGCAGGAACGGCTTACTCATCAAATAGTGCAATGCCTTGAAAATACATTACAGCCATTTGGTGTTGCTGTGGTTATTGAAGCAAGTCATTTATGTATGATGATGCGGGGAGTGCAAAAACAAAATAGTGTTACTACTACTTCTGCATTCACAGGTCAATTTCAAAAAGTAGAAACCCGCAGCGAATTTATCAGCTTGATTGCAGCAAAACTGAGTTAA
- a CDS encoding proline dehydrogenase family protein, whose amino-acid sequence MYICIKIFTVDSFSFDDTSIAFSGKTNSELKQEYRLFKLMNNNTLVSIGIKATMFAIKYGLPVKGLIKATIYKQFCGGETLEETRHVIDTLKNYNIKTILDYGVEGKENEAEFERTKSQLLHTIQFAKGNPNIPFISSKITGLVRFALLEKMQKSEVLHAEEEKEKQQLYERMHQIASHAKDAGIGLFIDAEETWIQDPVDELTFDLMRTYNKEKAVVFSTPQMYRHDRLEFCKRSLEDAKKHNYILGLKPVRGAYMEKERKRAADMGYPSPIQPDKAATDRDYDAVIILALDNKEQIGFCAATHNEKSALLLATEMDKRNIARDHSHFWFSQLYGMNDQITYNLAKAGFNVTKYLPYGPVLDVMPYLMRRAEENTSVAGQMSRDLNLIHKEITRRQI is encoded by the coding sequence ATGTATATTTGCATCAAAATATTTACTGTGGATTCTTTTTCTTTTGATGATACTTCCATTGCCTTTTCGGGCAAAACAAATTCTGAACTGAAGCAGGAATATCGGCTTTTTAAATTAATGAATAACAACACATTGGTGAGCATAGGAATTAAAGCGACCATGTTTGCCATAAAATACGGATTGCCTGTAAAGGGGCTTATAAAGGCTACTATCTATAAACAATTTTGTGGTGGTGAAACTTTAGAAGAAACCCGACATGTAATAGATACTCTGAAAAATTATAATATAAAAACCATATTGGATTATGGTGTGGAAGGAAAAGAAAATGAAGCAGAATTTGAGCGCACTAAATCACAATTGCTCCATACTATTCAGTTTGCAAAAGGCAATCCGAATATTCCATTTATCAGCAGTAAAATAACCGGCTTAGTGCGTTTTGCATTATTAGAAAAAATGCAGAAGAGTGAAGTTTTACATGCAGAAGAAGAAAAAGAAAAACAACAGTTGTATGAGCGTATGCATCAGATAGCTTCACATGCAAAAGATGCCGGGATCGGATTGTTTATTGATGCAGAAGAAACATGGATTCAGGATCCGGTGGATGAACTTACTTTTGATTTAATGCGCACATACAATAAAGAAAAAGCAGTAGTATTCAGCACACCACAAATGTATCGGCACGACAGATTGGAATTTTGCAAACGTTCTTTAGAAGATGCGAAAAAACATAATTACATTTTAGGTTTGAAACCTGTGCGTGGCGCATATATGGAGAAGGAAAGAAAACGAGCTGCCGATATGGGATATCCTTCACCAATTCAGCCGGATAAAGCAGCTACCGATCGTGATTATGATGCCGTAATAATTCTTGCATTAGATAATAAAGAACAGATTGGTTTTTGTGCTGCAACTCACAACGAAAAAAGTGCTTTATTACTTGCTACAGAAATGGATAAGAGAAATATTGCAAGAGACCATTCTCATTTTTGGTTTTCACAATTGTATGGTATGAATGACCAGATAACCTATAATCTTGCAAAAGCGGGTTTCAACGTAACTAAATATTTACCGTATGGTCCTGTATTAGATGTTATGCCTTACTTAATGCGTCGTGCAGAAGAAAATACTTCTGTAGCCGGACAAATGAGCAGAGATTTAAATTTGATTCATAAGGAAATTACCAGACGTCAGATTTAA
- the dnaX gene encoding DNA polymerase III subunit gamma/tau produces MQSFVVSARKYRPATWDDVIGQEHVVTTLRNAIKNNHLAQSFLFCGPRGVGKTTCARILAKTINCENLQPDGEACDTCESCKSFRQNASFNIHEIDAASNNSVEDIRSLTDQVRYAPQEGKYKIYIIDEVHMLSAAAFNAFLKTLEEPPAYVKFILATTEKHKIIPTILSRCQIFDFNRIHVKDMIKQLKKICKSEDVNCEDEAIHLIAQKADGAMRDALSIFDRITTFAGKNITGKDVIENLNILDYTYYFKITDALLAEDAASVLLYFDEIISKGFDGDTFLIGLSEHFRNLLVCKDPKTIKLLELSETVIEKYQHQSEIVSASFLLSGLNILNQADVQYRISKNKRLHVELALLKLCYIHGAIHTYQTEGTLPEKKTPVVKTPKQFSPEKVKTETTSEEKAEYIPEKKKEILHSAETVSMPKKGSLRQNILNKNSEISAENKEEIKLDKKTVIPELFILAWKEYADSIRSDLQRVAVLMDHAVLTFSNEAEISIGLDSQVEINIMQTHITDLKSFLYDAIDNNTFDIQLNVIEKTKAAKRPYTAIEKFKKMAEANPLIQEIKDTLGFELDY; encoded by the coding sequence ATGCAAAGTTTTGTTGTATCTGCGAGAAAATACCGCCCTGCCACCTGGGACGATGTGATAGGGCAGGAGCATGTGGTTACTACATTGCGCAATGCAATTAAAAATAATCATCTTGCACAATCCTTTTTATTCTGTGGGCCAAGAGGTGTAGGTAAAACTACTTGTGCAAGAATTTTAGCTAAAACAATTAATTGCGAAAATCTGCAGCCCGACGGAGAGGCTTGCGATACATGCGAATCTTGTAAATCATTTCGACAAAATGCATCTTTTAATATCCATGAAATTGATGCGGCTTCCAATAATTCTGTAGAAGATATTCGCAGCCTCACAGATCAGGTGCGATATGCGCCTCAAGAAGGAAAGTATAAGATTTATATTATTGATGAAGTACACATGTTATCCGCAGCGGCATTTAATGCATTTCTAAAAACATTGGAAGAACCGCCGGCGTATGTAAAATTTATTCTTGCAACTACAGAAAAACATAAAATTATTCCCACCATACTTTCACGTTGTCAGATTTTTGATTTCAATCGCATTCATGTAAAAGATATGATTAAGCAGTTGAAAAAGATTTGCAAAAGTGAAGATGTGAATTGTGAAGATGAAGCTATTCATTTAATTGCGCAAAAAGCGGATGGTGCCATGCGGGATGCACTTTCTATTTTTGATCGCATCACCACATTTGCGGGAAAAAATATTACTGGAAAGGATGTAATTGAAAATCTGAATATTTTAGATTATACTTATTATTTTAAAATTACTGATGCATTATTAGCGGAAGATGCCGCTTCAGTATTATTATATTTTGATGAGATAATTTCCAAAGGTTTTGATGGTGATACATTTCTGATTGGTTTATCAGAACATTTCAGAAACTTACTTGTGTGCAAAGATCCAAAGACAATTAAATTGTTAGAACTCAGTGAAACTGTTATTGAAAAATATCAGCATCAATCGGAAATTGTTTCTGCTTCATTTTTACTCAGCGGATTAAATATTTTAAATCAAGCAGATGTACAATATCGCATAAGTAAAAACAAACGCTTACATGTAGAGCTGGCACTGTTGAAATTATGTTATATCCACGGCGCTATTCATACTTATCAAACAGAAGGAACTTTACCGGAAAAAAAAACTCCGGTAGTTAAAACTCCAAAACAATTTTCACCGGAAAAAGTAAAAACAGAAACTACATCTGAAGAAAAAGCGGAATATATTCCTGAAAAGAAAAAAGAAATATTACATTCTGCAGAAACGGTGAGCATGCCTAAAAAAGGGAGTTTAAGACAAAACATTCTCAATAAAAATTCAGAAATATCCGCAGAGAATAAAGAAGAAATAAAGCTCGATAAAAAAACGGTTATACCTGAGTTATTTATTTTAGCTTGGAAGGAATATGCAGATAGTATTCGCAGTGATTTGCAAAGAGTAGCAGTATTAATGGATCATGCAGTGTTGACATTTAGCAATGAAGCAGAAATAAGTATTGGATTGGATTCGCAGGTGGAAATAAATATTATGCAAACGCATATCACCGATTTAAAATCATTTTTGTACGATGCAATTGACAATAATACTTTTGACATTCAGTTAAACGTAATTGAAAAAACAAAAGCAGCAAAACGTCCTTATACTGCTATTGAAAAATTTAAAAAAATGGCAGAAGCAAATCCATTGATACAAGAAATAAAAGATACACTTGGTTTCGAATTAGATTATTAA
- a CDS encoding pyruvate dehydrogenase complex dihydrolipoamide acetyltransferase — translation MAEVIRMPRMSDTMTEGVFVEWHKKVGDKVKSGDVLAEVETDKATMELESYNNGVLLYVGVEKGKAAPVDSVIAIIGKEGEDYKELLAKESTADTSKENKDEHKSAPKEVSEEKTENKSAEKKNVAEEKPEVKVKEVEPQVKELKEEDEQTEADENGRVKASPLAKMIAKEKGVDLAKVEGSGDGGRIVKKDIESYTPAADKKEKSLSFAPVTGEEGYTDVAVSQMRKTIASRLAQSKFAAPHFYLTVSIDMDNAIAARKSMNAVAPVKISFNDMIVKACATALRQHPQVNSSWLGDLVRTYKHIHIGIAVAINDGLVVPVIRHVDGKSLAQISVETRDLAERARNRKLQPQDWEGNTFTISNLGMMGIEEFTAIINPPDACILAVGGINEVPVVKNGQIVPGNIMKLTMSCDHRVVDGATGAKFLQTLKDFLEDPVRMLI, via the coding sequence ATGGCGGAAGTAATTCGAATGCCTCGTATGAGCGATACCATGACTGAAGGCGTATTTGTGGAATGGCATAAAAAAGTAGGAGATAAAGTAAAGAGCGGTGATGTACTTGCAGAAGTAGAAACCGATAAGGCCACTATGGAATTGGAAAGTTATAACAATGGCGTTCTGTTGTATGTAGGTGTAGAAAAAGGAAAAGCAGCACCGGTGGATTCTGTAATCGCAATCATTGGAAAAGAAGGTGAAGATTATAAAGAATTGCTTGCAAAAGAAAGTACGGCAGATACTTCAAAAGAAAATAAGGATGAACATAAATCTGCACCCAAAGAAGTGAGTGAAGAGAAAACAGAAAATAAAAGTGCAGAGAAAAAAAATGTAGCAGAGGAAAAACCCGAAGTGAAAGTAAAAGAAGTGGAACCTCAAGTAAAAGAATTAAAAGAAGAAGATGAACAAACTGAGGCCGATGAGAATGGACGAGTAAAAGCATCACCACTTGCAAAAATGATTGCCAAAGAAAAAGGTGTTGATCTTGCAAAAGTGGAAGGTAGTGGTGATGGTGGTCGTATTGTTAAAAAAGATATTGAATCCTATACACCTGCTGCGGATAAAAAAGAAAAGTCATTAAGTTTTGCACCTGTAACCGGTGAAGAAGGATATACTGATGTAGCAGTTTCTCAAATGCGCAAGACAATTGCAAGTCGTTTAGCACAAAGCAAATTTGCTGCACCGCATTTTTATCTTACGGTAAGTATTGATATGGATAATGCAATAGCTGCAAGAAAAAGTATGAATGCAGTTGCACCCGTAAAAATTTCATTTAATGATATGATTGTGAAAGCTTGTGCTACAGCTTTAAGACAACATCCGCAAGTAAACAGCAGTTGGTTGGGCGATTTAGTGCGCACATACAAACATATTCATATCGGAATTGCTGTTGCAATTAATGATGGATTAGTGGTTCCTGTTATTCGTCATGTAGATGGAAAATCATTAGCGCAAATTTCAGTGGAAACTAGAGATCTTGCAGAACGGGCACGCAATAGAAAATTACAACCACAAGATTGGGAAGGAAATACATTTACCATTTCTAATTTAGGTATGATGGGTATAGAAGAATTCACTGCAATCATAAATCCACCGGATGCATGTATTCTTGCTGTTGGTGGAATTAATGAAGTACCTGTAGTGAAGAACGGACAAATTGTTCCTGGAAATATTATGAAGTTGACGATGAGCTGCGACCACAGAGTAGTGGACGGCGCAACAGGTGCAAAATTTCTACAAACACTAAAAGACTTTTTAGAAGATCCGGTGAGGATGCTTATTTAG
- the fabD gene encoding ACP S-malonyltransferase, with amino-acid sequence MKKAYIFPGQGSQFSGMGKELYDTNSHAKLLFEQANTLLGFRITDIMFSGTDEDLKQTKVTQPAIFLHSVILSTTIENFKPDMVAGHSLGEFSALFANNTLSFEDALLLVSKRAMAMQKACEKQASTMAAVLGLADEMVEQICADTPGIVVAANYNCPGQLVISGELEAVQTACENMKAAGAKRAIILPVGGAFHSPLMAPAQDELRAAIDDTTFNNPICPIYQNATALPVTDPELIKQNLIAQLTAPVRWTQSVQAMTQDGATHFIEVGPGKVLQGLVKKISPEVEVFFGE; translated from the coding sequence ATGAAAAAAGCTTATATATTTCCCGGACAAGGTTCTCAATTTTCCGGCATGGGAAAAGAGTTGTACGATACGAATTCCCATGCAAAACTTTTATTTGAACAAGCAAATACATTACTCGGATTCCGAATTACAGATATTATGTTTAGCGGAACGGATGAAGATTTAAAACAAACAAAAGTTACGCAGCCTGCAATTTTTTTACACTCAGTAATTCTTTCCACTACCATAGAAAATTTCAAACCCGATATGGTGGCAGGGCATTCACTCGGCGAATTTTCGGCATTGTTTGCAAACAATACATTATCATTTGAAGATGCATTACTGCTTGTAAGCAAACGAGCAATGGCGATGCAGAAAGCATGTGAAAAACAAGCATCCACAATGGCAGCAGTGTTAGGACTTGCCGATGAAATGGTAGAACAAATTTGTGCAGACACTCCGGGAATTGTAGTAGCTGCAAATTATAATTGTCCGGGACAATTAGTAATAAGTGGTGAATTGGAAGCAGTGCAAACTGCATGTGAAAATATGAAAGCAGCCGGTGCAAAACGAGCAATTATTTTACCGGTTGGTGGTGCATTTCATTCACCATTAATGGCACCTGCACAAGATGAATTACGGGCAGCAATTGATGACACAACATTTAATAATCCAATATGTCCCATATATCAAAATGCAACTGCACTTCCGGTAACTGATCCTGAATTAATAAAACAAAATTTAATTGCACAATTAACAGCCCCTGTAAGATGGACACAAAGTGTGCAGGCAATGACGCAAGATGGAGCAACACATTTTATTGAAGTAGGTCCGGGAAAAGTACTGCAAGGATTAGTAAAAAAAATAAGTCCCGAAGTGGAAGTTTTTTTTGGTGAATAG
- a CDS encoding insulinase family protein — translation MLVYLSQNKLEPRVQTYIAVKAGSKNDPPQTTGLAHYLEHMLFKGTSNIGTINWDRERLIIDAIAQKYEEHRKEKDPEKKKAIYDDINRLSQEAAKFAIPNEYDKMISSLGAKGTNAYTSLEQTVYVNDIPSAELEKWLILESERFHQVVLRLFQTELEAVYEEYNMSQDRDSRKVWKAFMLAMFPTYTYGTQTTIGEGEHLKNPSMYNITNYFIQYYVPNNMAICISGDISYEQTIALVEKYFGDYKSRMIPEWQVKKEAPITEVQRREVVGQEAENLVMGYRLPKSLDKDVMVAKLVAAILYNGQAGLIDLDLNQSQKVQSAFSYVYELKDYGVFEFGATPREGQSLEECEQLLLKEIDKIRKGEFDEWLMKAAINDMRLSQTKSFETNQGRASAFVSSFILGKPWDVYLNEDDKMDKLTKQDVINFANTYLGTDNYVIVYKRKGVDTNIEKVDKPVITPVEANRDNESAFLERFSELPSQNTKPEFVDFQSKIKAGTLTSGVSLSYMNNELNDLFELYYILDMGSDNDKMLSLAVEYLPYLGTDKYSAAQLQEEFFKYGLSFNVFTSQDRSYVQLSGMDANLDKGIELFENILANVQPDKTAYAELVTTILKDRQDAKLNKGIILNAALANYARYGAVSPFTDIISEKELNSINPNKLVEQIKSITSYKHRIFYYGQKSQEEITQALNTYHKVPAQLQSYPTAKKYPELPTKTNTVLFVNYDMVQAQVLMMSKDALNDNALLAPSRIFNEYFGSGLSSIVFQEIRETRALAYSAYARFSTPLNKDEAHYVRAFVATQADKMPDAVTAMEEIMNEMPRADNQFQQSVEAVTKQIASERITRSGVFWTYESLQRRGIDYDIRKDIYQQVQGMTIDDMQTFFNKYIADRTYTILVIGDRTKLDMNYLQGLGEFKELTLQEIFGY, via the coding sequence ATGTTGGTTTATCTGTCGCAGAATAAATTAGAGCCTCGTGTGCAAACGTATATAGCAGTGAAAGCAGGTTCAAAAAATGATCCGCCACAAACTACAGGTCTTGCGCATTATCTGGAACACATGTTATTTAAAGGAACAAGTAATATCGGTACAATTAATTGGGATCGTGAAAGATTAATTATTGATGCCATTGCACAGAAATATGAAGAACATCGCAAAGAAAAAGATCCTGAAAAAAAGAAAGCAATTTATGATGATATAAATAGATTATCGCAAGAAGCAGCAAAATTTGCAATTCCGAATGAATATGATAAAATGATTTCGTCTCTTGGTGCAAAAGGAACAAATGCTTATACAAGTTTAGAACAAACCGTGTATGTAAATGATATTCCTTCTGCTGAATTAGAAAAGTGGTTGATATTGGAAAGTGAAAGATTTCATCAAGTAGTATTGCGGTTATTTCAAACAGAATTGGAAGCCGTGTATGAAGAATATAATATGAGTCAAGATCGTGATTCCAGAAAAGTATGGAAAGCATTTATGCTAGCGATGTTTCCGACATATACTTATGGAACACAAACAACAATTGGTGAAGGGGAACATTTAAAAAATCCCTCTATGTATAATATCACTAATTATTTTATTCAATACTATGTACCCAATAATATGGCGATTTGTATTTCGGGAGATATTAGTTATGAGCAAACAATTGCATTGGTAGAGAAATATTTTGGTGATTATAAATCTCGTATGATACCTGAATGGCAGGTGAAAAAAGAAGCACCTATCACAGAAGTACAACGCAGAGAAGTAGTTGGGCAGGAAGCTGAGAATTTGGTAATGGGTTATCGCTTGCCAAAGTCTTTGGACAAAGACGTAATGGTTGCAAAGCTTGTTGCTGCAATCTTATATAATGGTCAGGCGGGCTTAATAGATCTGGATTTAAATCAATCGCAAAAAGTACAATCAGCATTTTCGTATGTATATGAATTAAAAGATTATGGTGTTTTTGAATTTGGTGCAACCCCTCGTGAAGGTCAATCCTTAGAAGAGTGCGAACAATTATTATTAAAAGAAATTGATAAAATTCGCAAAGGTGAATTTGATGAATGGCTGATGAAAGCTGCAATTAATGATATGCGTTTATCGCAAACAAAATCTTTTGAAACAAATCAAGGAAGAGCAAGTGCATTTGTAAGTTCTTTTATTCTTGGAAAACCCTGGGATGTGTATTTGAATGAAGATGATAAGATGGATAAACTTACTAAACAGGATGTAATAAATTTTGCAAATACTTATCTCGGTACTGATAATTATGTGATTGTTTATAAACGCAAAGGTGTAGATACAAATATTGAAAAAGTAGACAAGCCTGTGATAACCCCGGTAGAAGCAAATCGTGATAATGAATCTGCATTTTTAGAGCGTTTTTCTGAATTGCCTTCACAAAATACAAAACCTGAGTTTGTAGATTTTCAATCGAAAATTAAAGCAGGTACGCTAACATCCGGTGTTTCTTTATCCTATATGAATAATGAGTTGAATGATTTATTTGAATTGTATTATATACTTGATATGGGTAGTGATAATGATAAAATGTTATCGCTTGCAGTGGAGTATTTGCCATACTTAGGAACAGATAAATATTCAGCCGCACAATTGCAGGAAGAATTTTTTAAATATGGATTAAGCTTTAATGTATTTACATCGCAGGATAGAAGTTATGTGCAGTTAAGTGGCATGGATGCAAATCTGGATAAAGGCATTGAATTGTTTGAAAATATTCTGGCCAATGTGCAGCCCGATAAAACGGCGTATGCAGAATTAGTTACCACTATTTTAAAAGACAGACAAGATGCAAAATTGAATAAGGGAATAATACTGAATGCGGCATTGGCAAATTATGCAAGGTATGGTGCTGTTTCTCCTTTCACTGATATTATTTCTGAAAAAGAATTGAATAGTATTAATCCAAATAAATTAGTGGAGCAAATAAAAAGTATTACATCTTATAAGCATCGTATTTTTTATTACGGACAAAAATCGCAGGAAGAAATTACGCAAGCATTAAATACATATCATAAAGTTCCGGCACAATTGCAATCTTATCCAACAGCAAAAAAATATCCTGAACTACCCACCAAAACCAATACTGTATTATTTGTAAATTATGATATGGTGCAAGCACAAGTATTGATGATGAGCAAGGATGCATTAAATGATAATGCATTGCTGGCACCGAGCCGTATATTCAATGAATATTTTGGCAGTGGTTTATCCTCTATTGTATTTCAAGAAATTCGTGAAACCCGTGCTTTGGCATATAGTGCTTATGCAAGATTTAGCACACCACTAAACAAAGACGAAGCACATTATGTGAGAGCATTTGTTGCAACACAGGCAGATAAAATGCCCGATGCAGTGACGGCTATGGAAGAAATTATGAATGAAATGCCTAGAGCAGATAATCAATTTCAACAAAGTGTAGAAGCGGTTACAAAACAAATTGCAAGTGAACGTATTACTCGTTCCGGAGTTTTCTGGACGTATGAATCTTTGCAACGCAGAGGAATTGATTACGATATCCGAAAAGATATTTATCAGCAAGTGCAGGGCATGACGATTGATGATATGCAAACTTTCTTCAATAAATATATTGCAGACCGTACTTACACAATTTTGGTGATTGGCGACCGCACCAAACTCGATATGAATTATTTGCAAGGTTTAGGAGAGTTTAAAGAATTGACATTACAGGAAATATTTGGCTATTGA